One genomic region from Vanacampus margaritifer isolate UIUO_Vmar chromosome 2, RoL_Vmar_1.0, whole genome shotgun sequence encodes:
- the LOC144043355 gene encoding rho GTPase-activating protein 12-like isoform X2 codes for MAELPIAPGQVYIEVEYDYEYKSKDRMITIHQGECFMLVQKTNDDWWKVRREEGSKAFYVPAQYVREVRKALMPPPKPLPHHPVSAGNTPPHHPVSAGNTPPHQPVSAGNTPPQNTGAVWVKPANLDLALQDSSMANPDRPESNPMRSPSSHSTSSTHLTPPIQRRDSNHHQHVPGTLTGPERSLAEILAQSTVPVPSQRSSTLPRTQARSPELVRAPLDLDSPPHSAGEERRTNDSESGDEMSSSSTEQLQSVSSSRRGRPDSPVYSNLQELKITQSAAPPLPAGTPLQVLGDWESYKDSHGRLFYYNRCSHERTWKPPRARDTSGSRGENTSTGESNESTPLSLSPSFFPLLSLSVGRLGPLCSEDACFSAYSSLSDSQYGSPPRGWSEGMDEYGHTLYVSDYTNEKWLKHVDEQGRPYYYSADGSRSEWELPKYNHLPPQHLADPTKTRSLDRKQVEPIVLTKWRHSAYVQEPNEKPSEKCGVLNVTKITENGKKVRKNWTSSWTVLQGSTLLFAKGQGGGTSWFGGGQSKPEFTVDLKGGSVDWASKDKSSKKHVIELKTRQGTELLIQSENDALVNEWYRALRDTISSPACESDEALEEDMPESPGAEKQDKEKERRDSKKAMKTSSSVDGTDNKKTKHKLKKFLTRRPTMQAVRDKGYIKDQVFGGSLSNLCQRENSTVPSFVKMCIEHVESNGLHIDGLYRVSGNLALIQKLRYAVNHDEKVSLSDGKWEDIHVTTGALKMFFRELPEPLFTYTLFQDFVSAIKIPDYKQRVHAMKELVRQLPEPNHDTMQALFKHLRKVIEHGEENRMTNQSVAIVFGPTLLRPEMETWNIAVHMVYQNQIVELILLEYDNLFGR; via the exons ATGGCAGAGCTGCCCATCGCTCCGGGCCAGGTCTACATCGAGGTGGAGTATGACTATGAGTACAAGTCCAAAGACCGAATGATCACCATCCACCAGGGAGAATGCTTCATGCTGGTTCAGAAGACCAACGATGACTGGTGGAAGGTGCGCCGGGAGGAGGGCAGCAAAGCCTTTTACGTGCCCGCCCAGTACGTCAGGGAGGTCCGCAAAGCCCTCATGCCACCTCCCAAGCCTTTGCCGCACCACCCCGTGTCCGCAGGGAACACCCCACCTCATCACCCCGTTTCCGCTGGAAACACCCCGCCTCATCAACCCGTTTCCGCTGGGAACACCCCACCTCAAAACACTGGTGCTGTCTGGGTAAAACCGGCCAATCTGGATTTGGCGCTCCAGGACTCCTCCATGGCCAACCCGGACAGACCAGAGTCCAACCCCATGCGTTCGCCCTCCTCTCATTCCACCTCGTCCACACATTTGACGCCGCCCATCCAGCGGCGGGACAGTAACCATCACCAGCATGTCCCTGGCACCCTCACAGGGCCAGAGCGATCTCTAGCCGAAATCTTAGCCCAGAGCACCGTACCCGTGCCTTCCCAACGAAGCAGCACGCTTCCCCGCACCCAGGCCCGATCTCCGGAGTTGGTCCGGGCCCCGCTGGATTTGGACAGCCCTCCGCACTCGGCAGGCGAGGAACGGCGGACCAACGATTCAGAGTCTGGAGATGAGATGAGCAGCAGTTCTACCGAACAGCTCCAG AGCGTGTCGTCGTCGAGGCGCGGCCGACCGGACTCGCCCGTGTACAGCAACCTGCAGGAGCTGAAGATCACCCAGTCGGCGGCCCCCCCTCTCCCAGCTGGCACTCCCCTCCAGGTGCTGGGTGACTGGGAGTCGTACAAGGACTCGCATGGACGCCTTTTCTACTACAACCGCTGCAGCCACGAGAGGACCTGGAAGCCGCCTCGTGCCCGGGACACCAGCGGATCGCGTGGAGAGAACACCAGCACGGGAGAAAGCAACGAG AGCACTCCCCTGTCGCTCTCGCCATCTTTCTTCCCCCTCCTGTCTCTGTCAGTGGGCCGCCTGGGGCCCTTGTGCTCGGAGGACGCGTGCTTCAGCGCCTACTCCAGCTTGTCTGACAGCCAGTACGGCTCGCCGCCTCGCGGGTGGTCGGAAGGGATGGATGAGTACGGCCACACGTTGTATGTCAGCGACTATACTAACGAGAAG TGGTTAAAACATGTGGATGAGCAGGGTCGGCCATATTACTACAGCGCAGATGGCTCCAGATCCGAATGGGAGCTGCCAAAG TACAACCATTTGCCGCCACAGCACCTCGCAGATCCCACCAAGACTCGCAGTCTGGACAGGAAACAGGTGGAGCCCATTGTCCTGACCAAGTGGAGACACAGCGCTTATGTCCAAGAACCCAACGAGAAG CCTTCGGAGAAGTGCGGTGTGCTCAATGTAACAAAGATCACAGAAAACGGCAAGAAAGTTCG GAAGAATTGGACTTCTTCCTGGACGGTTTTACAAGGCTCCACACTGCTCTTCGCCAAAGGCCAGGGAGGCGGGACCAGCTGG TTTGGCGGTGGTCAGTCCAAACCCGAGTTCACGGTGGACCTGAAGGGTGGCTCGGTGGACTGGGCCTCCAAGGACAAATCTAGCAAGAAACACGTCATAGAG CTGAAGACCCGGCAGGGCACGGAACTCCTGATCCAGTCGGAAAATGACGCCCTTGTCAACGAGTGGTACCGAGCGCTAAGAGACACCATCAGCAGTCCG GCATGTGAGTCTGATGAAGCCTTAGAAGAAGACATGCCCGAGTCACCCGGAGCAGAGAAGCAAGACAAGGAGAAAGAACGCAGAGACTCCAAGAAAG CCATGAAGACGTCGAGCAGCGTGGACGGCACCGACAACAAGAAGACCAAACACAAGCTGAAAAAGTTTCTGACGCGACGGCCCACCATGCAGGCAGTCCGAGACAAAGGCTACATCAAAG ATCAGGTGTTTGGAGGCAGCCTGTCTAACCTGTGCCAGAGGGAGAACAGCACGGTGCCCTCCTTTGTCAAGATGTGCATTGAGCACGTGGAGAGCAACG GTCTGCACATCGACGGCCTCTACAGAGTCAGCGGGAACTTGGCCCTCATCCAGAAGCTGCGCTATGCTGTCAATCACG ATGAGAAGGTGAGCCTGTCCGACGGCAAGTGGGAGGACATCCACGTGACCACCGGAGCCCTGAAGATGTTTTTCAGGGAGCTTCCCGAGCCGCTCTTCACCTACACGCTCTTCCAAGACTTTGTCAGCGCCATCA AGATCCCAGACTATAAGCAGCGGGTCCACGCCATGAAAGAACTTGTCCGACAGCTACCCGAGCCCAACCACGACACCATGCAGGCCCTCTTCAAACACCTCCgcaa GGTGATTGAGCACGGCGAAGAGAACCGCATGACCAACCAGAGCGTGGCGATCGTCTTCGGCCCCACGTTGCTGAGGCCCGAGATGGAGACGTGGAACATAGCGGTCCACATGGTCTACCAGAACCAGATCGTGGAGCTCATCCTGCTGGAGTACGACAACCTATTCGGCCGGTAG
- the LOC144043355 gene encoding rho GTPase-activating protein 12-like isoform X5: MAELPIAPGQVYIEVEYDYEYKSKDRMITIHQGECFMLVQKTNDDWWKVRREEGSKAFYVPAQYVREVRKALMPPPKPLPHHPVSAGNTPPHHPVSAGNTPPHQPVSAGNTPPQNTGAVWVKPANLDLALQDSSMANPDRPESNPMRSPSSHSTSSTHLTPPIQRRDSNHHQHVPGTLTGPERSLAEILAQSTVPVPSQRSSTLPRTQARSPELVRAPLDLDSPPHSAGEERRTNDSESGDEMSSSSTEQLQSVSSSRRGRPDSPVYSNLQELKITQSAAPPLPAGTPLQVLGDWESYKDSHGRLFYYNRCSHERTWKPPRARDTSGSRGENTSTGESNEYNHLPPQHLADPTKTRSLDRKQVEPIVLTKWRHSAYVQEPNEKPSEKCGVLNVTKITENGKKVRKNWTSSWTVLQGSTLLFAKGQGGGTSWFGGGQSKPEFTVDLKGGSVDWASKDKSSKKHVIELKTRQGTELLIQSENDALVNEWYRALRDTISSPACESDEALEEDMPESPGAEKQDKEKERRDSKKAMKTSSSVDGTDNKKTKHKLKKFLTRRPTMQAVRDKGYIKDQVFGGSLSNLCQRENSTVPSFVKMCIEHVESNGLHIDGLYRVSGNLALIQKLRYAVNHDEKVSLSDGKWEDIHVTTGALKMFFRELPEPLFTYTLFQDFVSAIKIPDYKQRVHAMKELVRQLPEPNHDTMQALFKHLRKVIEHGEENRMTNQSVAIVFGPTLLRPEMETWNIAVHMVYQNQIVELILLEYDNLFGR, from the exons ATGGCAGAGCTGCCCATCGCTCCGGGCCAGGTCTACATCGAGGTGGAGTATGACTATGAGTACAAGTCCAAAGACCGAATGATCACCATCCACCAGGGAGAATGCTTCATGCTGGTTCAGAAGACCAACGATGACTGGTGGAAGGTGCGCCGGGAGGAGGGCAGCAAAGCCTTTTACGTGCCCGCCCAGTACGTCAGGGAGGTCCGCAAAGCCCTCATGCCACCTCCCAAGCCTTTGCCGCACCACCCCGTGTCCGCAGGGAACACCCCACCTCATCACCCCGTTTCCGCTGGAAACACCCCGCCTCATCAACCCGTTTCCGCTGGGAACACCCCACCTCAAAACACTGGTGCTGTCTGGGTAAAACCGGCCAATCTGGATTTGGCGCTCCAGGACTCCTCCATGGCCAACCCGGACAGACCAGAGTCCAACCCCATGCGTTCGCCCTCCTCTCATTCCACCTCGTCCACACATTTGACGCCGCCCATCCAGCGGCGGGACAGTAACCATCACCAGCATGTCCCTGGCACCCTCACAGGGCCAGAGCGATCTCTAGCCGAAATCTTAGCCCAGAGCACCGTACCCGTGCCTTCCCAACGAAGCAGCACGCTTCCCCGCACCCAGGCCCGATCTCCGGAGTTGGTCCGGGCCCCGCTGGATTTGGACAGCCCTCCGCACTCGGCAGGCGAGGAACGGCGGACCAACGATTCAGAGTCTGGAGATGAGATGAGCAGCAGTTCTACCGAACAGCTCCAG AGCGTGTCGTCGTCGAGGCGCGGCCGACCGGACTCGCCCGTGTACAGCAACCTGCAGGAGCTGAAGATCACCCAGTCGGCGGCCCCCCCTCTCCCAGCTGGCACTCCCCTCCAGGTGCTGGGTGACTGGGAGTCGTACAAGGACTCGCATGGACGCCTTTTCTACTACAACCGCTGCAGCCACGAGAGGACCTGGAAGCCGCCTCGTGCCCGGGACACCAGCGGATCGCGTGGAGAGAACACCAGCACGGGAGAAAGCAACGAG TACAACCATTTGCCGCCACAGCACCTCGCAGATCCCACCAAGACTCGCAGTCTGGACAGGAAACAGGTGGAGCCCATTGTCCTGACCAAGTGGAGACACAGCGCTTATGTCCAAGAACCCAACGAGAAG CCTTCGGAGAAGTGCGGTGTGCTCAATGTAACAAAGATCACAGAAAACGGCAAGAAAGTTCG GAAGAATTGGACTTCTTCCTGGACGGTTTTACAAGGCTCCACACTGCTCTTCGCCAAAGGCCAGGGAGGCGGGACCAGCTGG TTTGGCGGTGGTCAGTCCAAACCCGAGTTCACGGTGGACCTGAAGGGTGGCTCGGTGGACTGGGCCTCCAAGGACAAATCTAGCAAGAAACACGTCATAGAG CTGAAGACCCGGCAGGGCACGGAACTCCTGATCCAGTCGGAAAATGACGCCCTTGTCAACGAGTGGTACCGAGCGCTAAGAGACACCATCAGCAGTCCG GCATGTGAGTCTGATGAAGCCTTAGAAGAAGACATGCCCGAGTCACCCGGAGCAGAGAAGCAAGACAAGGAGAAAGAACGCAGAGACTCCAAGAAAG CCATGAAGACGTCGAGCAGCGTGGACGGCACCGACAACAAGAAGACCAAACACAAGCTGAAAAAGTTTCTGACGCGACGGCCCACCATGCAGGCAGTCCGAGACAAAGGCTACATCAAAG ATCAGGTGTTTGGAGGCAGCCTGTCTAACCTGTGCCAGAGGGAGAACAGCACGGTGCCCTCCTTTGTCAAGATGTGCATTGAGCACGTGGAGAGCAACG GTCTGCACATCGACGGCCTCTACAGAGTCAGCGGGAACTTGGCCCTCATCCAGAAGCTGCGCTATGCTGTCAATCACG ATGAGAAGGTGAGCCTGTCCGACGGCAAGTGGGAGGACATCCACGTGACCACCGGAGCCCTGAAGATGTTTTTCAGGGAGCTTCCCGAGCCGCTCTTCACCTACACGCTCTTCCAAGACTTTGTCAGCGCCATCA AGATCCCAGACTATAAGCAGCGGGTCCACGCCATGAAAGAACTTGTCCGACAGCTACCCGAGCCCAACCACGACACCATGCAGGCCCTCTTCAAACACCTCCgcaa GGTGATTGAGCACGGCGAAGAGAACCGCATGACCAACCAGAGCGTGGCGATCGTCTTCGGCCCCACGTTGCTGAGGCCCGAGATGGAGACGTGGAACATAGCGGTCCACATGGTCTACCAGAACCAGATCGTGGAGCTCATCCTGCTGGAGTACGACAACCTATTCGGCCGGTAG
- the LOC144043355 gene encoding rho GTPase-activating protein 12-like isoform X3, with protein sequence MAELPIAPGQVYIEVEYDYEYKSKDRMITIHQGECFMLVQKTNDDWWKVRREEGSKAFYVPAQYVREVRKALMPPPKPLPHHPVSAGNTPPHHPVSAGNTPPHQPVSAGNTPPQNTGAVWVKPANLDLALQDSSMANPDRPESNPMRSPSSHSTSSTHLTPPIQRRDSNHHQHVPGTLTGPERSLAEILAQSTVPVPSQRSSTLPRTQARSPELVRAPLDLDSPPHSAGEERRTNDSESGDEMSSSSTEQLQSVSSSRRGRPDSPVYSNLQELKITQSAAPPLPAGTPLQVLGDWESYKDSHGRLFYYNRCSHERTWKPPRARDTSGSRGENTSTGESNEWLKHVDEQGRPYYYSADGSRSEWELPKYNHLPPQHLADPTKTRSLDRKQVEPIVLTKWRHSAYVQEPNEKDTPLSPKSPTPDSDSSPSSPKRSASPSEKCGVLNVTKITENGKKVRKNWTSSWTVLQGSTLLFAKGQGGGTSWFGGGQSKPEFTVDLKGGSVDWASKDKSSKKHVIELKTRQGTELLIQSENDALVNEWYRALRDTISSPACESDEALEEDMPESPGAEKQDKEKERRDSKKAMKTSSSVDGTDNKKTKHKLKKFLTRRPTMQAVRDKGYIKDQVFGGSLSNLCQRENSTVPSFVKMCIEHVESNGLHIDGLYRVSGNLALIQKLRYAVNHDEKVSLSDGKWEDIHVTTGALKMFFRELPEPLFTYTLFQDFVSAIKIPDYKQRVHAMKELVRQLPEPNHDTMQALFKHLRKVIEHGEENRMTNQSVAIVFGPTLLRPEMETWNIAVHMVYQNQIVELILLEYDNLFGR encoded by the exons ATGGCAGAGCTGCCCATCGCTCCGGGCCAGGTCTACATCGAGGTGGAGTATGACTATGAGTACAAGTCCAAAGACCGAATGATCACCATCCACCAGGGAGAATGCTTCATGCTGGTTCAGAAGACCAACGATGACTGGTGGAAGGTGCGCCGGGAGGAGGGCAGCAAAGCCTTTTACGTGCCCGCCCAGTACGTCAGGGAGGTCCGCAAAGCCCTCATGCCACCTCCCAAGCCTTTGCCGCACCACCCCGTGTCCGCAGGGAACACCCCACCTCATCACCCCGTTTCCGCTGGAAACACCCCGCCTCATCAACCCGTTTCCGCTGGGAACACCCCACCTCAAAACACTGGTGCTGTCTGGGTAAAACCGGCCAATCTGGATTTGGCGCTCCAGGACTCCTCCATGGCCAACCCGGACAGACCAGAGTCCAACCCCATGCGTTCGCCCTCCTCTCATTCCACCTCGTCCACACATTTGACGCCGCCCATCCAGCGGCGGGACAGTAACCATCACCAGCATGTCCCTGGCACCCTCACAGGGCCAGAGCGATCTCTAGCCGAAATCTTAGCCCAGAGCACCGTACCCGTGCCTTCCCAACGAAGCAGCACGCTTCCCCGCACCCAGGCCCGATCTCCGGAGTTGGTCCGGGCCCCGCTGGATTTGGACAGCCCTCCGCACTCGGCAGGCGAGGAACGGCGGACCAACGATTCAGAGTCTGGAGATGAGATGAGCAGCAGTTCTACCGAACAGCTCCAG AGCGTGTCGTCGTCGAGGCGCGGCCGACCGGACTCGCCCGTGTACAGCAACCTGCAGGAGCTGAAGATCACCCAGTCGGCGGCCCCCCCTCTCCCAGCTGGCACTCCCCTCCAGGTGCTGGGTGACTGGGAGTCGTACAAGGACTCGCATGGACGCCTTTTCTACTACAACCGCTGCAGCCACGAGAGGACCTGGAAGCCGCCTCGTGCCCGGGACACCAGCGGATCGCGTGGAGAGAACACCAGCACGGGAGAAAGCAACGAG TGGTTAAAACATGTGGATGAGCAGGGTCGGCCATATTACTACAGCGCAGATGGCTCCAGATCCGAATGGGAGCTGCCAAAG TACAACCATTTGCCGCCACAGCACCTCGCAGATCCCACCAAGACTCGCAGTCTGGACAGGAAACAGGTGGAGCCCATTGTCCTGACCAAGTGGAGACACAGCGCTTATGTCCAAGAACCCAACGAGAAG GACACACCTCTGAGTCCCAAGTCCCCCACACCCGACTCTGACTCCAGCCCCTCATCTCCTAAGCGCTCCGCCTCC CCTTCGGAGAAGTGCGGTGTGCTCAATGTAACAAAGATCACAGAAAACGGCAAGAAAGTTCG GAAGAATTGGACTTCTTCCTGGACGGTTTTACAAGGCTCCACACTGCTCTTCGCCAAAGGCCAGGGAGGCGGGACCAGCTGG TTTGGCGGTGGTCAGTCCAAACCCGAGTTCACGGTGGACCTGAAGGGTGGCTCGGTGGACTGGGCCTCCAAGGACAAATCTAGCAAGAAACACGTCATAGAG CTGAAGACCCGGCAGGGCACGGAACTCCTGATCCAGTCGGAAAATGACGCCCTTGTCAACGAGTGGTACCGAGCGCTAAGAGACACCATCAGCAGTCCG GCATGTGAGTCTGATGAAGCCTTAGAAGAAGACATGCCCGAGTCACCCGGAGCAGAGAAGCAAGACAAGGAGAAAGAACGCAGAGACTCCAAGAAAG CCATGAAGACGTCGAGCAGCGTGGACGGCACCGACAACAAGAAGACCAAACACAAGCTGAAAAAGTTTCTGACGCGACGGCCCACCATGCAGGCAGTCCGAGACAAAGGCTACATCAAAG ATCAGGTGTTTGGAGGCAGCCTGTCTAACCTGTGCCAGAGGGAGAACAGCACGGTGCCCTCCTTTGTCAAGATGTGCATTGAGCACGTGGAGAGCAACG GTCTGCACATCGACGGCCTCTACAGAGTCAGCGGGAACTTGGCCCTCATCCAGAAGCTGCGCTATGCTGTCAATCACG ATGAGAAGGTGAGCCTGTCCGACGGCAAGTGGGAGGACATCCACGTGACCACCGGAGCCCTGAAGATGTTTTTCAGGGAGCTTCCCGAGCCGCTCTTCACCTACACGCTCTTCCAAGACTTTGTCAGCGCCATCA AGATCCCAGACTATAAGCAGCGGGTCCACGCCATGAAAGAACTTGTCCGACAGCTACCCGAGCCCAACCACGACACCATGCAGGCCCTCTTCAAACACCTCCgcaa GGTGATTGAGCACGGCGAAGAGAACCGCATGACCAACCAGAGCGTGGCGATCGTCTTCGGCCCCACGTTGCTGAGGCCCGAGATGGAGACGTGGAACATAGCGGTCCACATGGTCTACCAGAACCAGATCGTGGAGCTCATCCTGCTGGAGTACGACAACCTATTCGGCCGGTAG
- the LOC144043355 gene encoding rho GTPase-activating protein 12-like isoform X1, with translation MAELPIAPGQVYIEVEYDYEYKSKDRMITIHQGECFMLVQKTNDDWWKVRREEGSKAFYVPAQYVREVRKALMPPPKPLPHHPVSAGNTPPHHPVSAGNTPPHQPVSAGNTPPQNTGAVWVKPANLDLALQDSSMANPDRPESNPMRSPSSHSTSSTHLTPPIQRRDSNHHQHVPGTLTGPERSLAEILAQSTVPVPSQRSSTLPRTQARSPELVRAPLDLDSPPHSAGEERRTNDSESGDEMSSSSTEQLQSVSSSRRGRPDSPVYSNLQELKITQSAAPPLPAGTPLQVLGDWESYKDSHGRLFYYNRCSHERTWKPPRARDTSGSRGENTSTGESNESTPLSLSPSFFPLLSLSVGRLGPLCSEDACFSAYSSLSDSQYGSPPRGWSEGMDEYGHTLYVSDYTNEKWLKHVDEQGRPYYYSADGSRSEWELPKYNHLPPQHLADPTKTRSLDRKQVEPIVLTKWRHSAYVQEPNEKDTPLSPKSPTPDSDSSPSSPKRSASPSEKCGVLNVTKITENGKKVRKNWTSSWTVLQGSTLLFAKGQGGGTSWFGGGQSKPEFTVDLKGGSVDWASKDKSSKKHVIELKTRQGTELLIQSENDALVNEWYRALRDTISSPACESDEALEEDMPESPGAEKQDKEKERRDSKKAMKTSSSVDGTDNKKTKHKLKKFLTRRPTMQAVRDKGYIKDQVFGGSLSNLCQRENSTVPSFVKMCIEHVESNGLHIDGLYRVSGNLALIQKLRYAVNHDEKVSLSDGKWEDIHVTTGALKMFFRELPEPLFTYTLFQDFVSAIKIPDYKQRVHAMKELVRQLPEPNHDTMQALFKHLRKVIEHGEENRMTNQSVAIVFGPTLLRPEMETWNIAVHMVYQNQIVELILLEYDNLFGR, from the exons ATGGCAGAGCTGCCCATCGCTCCGGGCCAGGTCTACATCGAGGTGGAGTATGACTATGAGTACAAGTCCAAAGACCGAATGATCACCATCCACCAGGGAGAATGCTTCATGCTGGTTCAGAAGACCAACGATGACTGGTGGAAGGTGCGCCGGGAGGAGGGCAGCAAAGCCTTTTACGTGCCCGCCCAGTACGTCAGGGAGGTCCGCAAAGCCCTCATGCCACCTCCCAAGCCTTTGCCGCACCACCCCGTGTCCGCAGGGAACACCCCACCTCATCACCCCGTTTCCGCTGGAAACACCCCGCCTCATCAACCCGTTTCCGCTGGGAACACCCCACCTCAAAACACTGGTGCTGTCTGGGTAAAACCGGCCAATCTGGATTTGGCGCTCCAGGACTCCTCCATGGCCAACCCGGACAGACCAGAGTCCAACCCCATGCGTTCGCCCTCCTCTCATTCCACCTCGTCCACACATTTGACGCCGCCCATCCAGCGGCGGGACAGTAACCATCACCAGCATGTCCCTGGCACCCTCACAGGGCCAGAGCGATCTCTAGCCGAAATCTTAGCCCAGAGCACCGTACCCGTGCCTTCCCAACGAAGCAGCACGCTTCCCCGCACCCAGGCCCGATCTCCGGAGTTGGTCCGGGCCCCGCTGGATTTGGACAGCCCTCCGCACTCGGCAGGCGAGGAACGGCGGACCAACGATTCAGAGTCTGGAGATGAGATGAGCAGCAGTTCTACCGAACAGCTCCAG AGCGTGTCGTCGTCGAGGCGCGGCCGACCGGACTCGCCCGTGTACAGCAACCTGCAGGAGCTGAAGATCACCCAGTCGGCGGCCCCCCCTCTCCCAGCTGGCACTCCCCTCCAGGTGCTGGGTGACTGGGAGTCGTACAAGGACTCGCATGGACGCCTTTTCTACTACAACCGCTGCAGCCACGAGAGGACCTGGAAGCCGCCTCGTGCCCGGGACACCAGCGGATCGCGTGGAGAGAACACCAGCACGGGAGAAAGCAACGAG AGCACTCCCCTGTCGCTCTCGCCATCTTTCTTCCCCCTCCTGTCTCTGTCAGTGGGCCGCCTGGGGCCCTTGTGCTCGGAGGACGCGTGCTTCAGCGCCTACTCCAGCTTGTCTGACAGCCAGTACGGCTCGCCGCCTCGCGGGTGGTCGGAAGGGATGGATGAGTACGGCCACACGTTGTATGTCAGCGACTATACTAACGAGAAG TGGTTAAAACATGTGGATGAGCAGGGTCGGCCATATTACTACAGCGCAGATGGCTCCAGATCCGAATGGGAGCTGCCAAAG TACAACCATTTGCCGCCACAGCACCTCGCAGATCCCACCAAGACTCGCAGTCTGGACAGGAAACAGGTGGAGCCCATTGTCCTGACCAAGTGGAGACACAGCGCTTATGTCCAAGAACCCAACGAGAAG GACACACCTCTGAGTCCCAAGTCCCCCACACCCGACTCTGACTCCAGCCCCTCATCTCCTAAGCGCTCCGCCTCC CCTTCGGAGAAGTGCGGTGTGCTCAATGTAACAAAGATCACAGAAAACGGCAAGAAAGTTCG GAAGAATTGGACTTCTTCCTGGACGGTTTTACAAGGCTCCACACTGCTCTTCGCCAAAGGCCAGGGAGGCGGGACCAGCTGG TTTGGCGGTGGTCAGTCCAAACCCGAGTTCACGGTGGACCTGAAGGGTGGCTCGGTGGACTGGGCCTCCAAGGACAAATCTAGCAAGAAACACGTCATAGAG CTGAAGACCCGGCAGGGCACGGAACTCCTGATCCAGTCGGAAAATGACGCCCTTGTCAACGAGTGGTACCGAGCGCTAAGAGACACCATCAGCAGTCCG GCATGTGAGTCTGATGAAGCCTTAGAAGAAGACATGCCCGAGTCACCCGGAGCAGAGAAGCAAGACAAGGAGAAAGAACGCAGAGACTCCAAGAAAG CCATGAAGACGTCGAGCAGCGTGGACGGCACCGACAACAAGAAGACCAAACACAAGCTGAAAAAGTTTCTGACGCGACGGCCCACCATGCAGGCAGTCCGAGACAAAGGCTACATCAAAG ATCAGGTGTTTGGAGGCAGCCTGTCTAACCTGTGCCAGAGGGAGAACAGCACGGTGCCCTCCTTTGTCAAGATGTGCATTGAGCACGTGGAGAGCAACG GTCTGCACATCGACGGCCTCTACAGAGTCAGCGGGAACTTGGCCCTCATCCAGAAGCTGCGCTATGCTGTCAATCACG ATGAGAAGGTGAGCCTGTCCGACGGCAAGTGGGAGGACATCCACGTGACCACCGGAGCCCTGAAGATGTTTTTCAGGGAGCTTCCCGAGCCGCTCTTCACCTACACGCTCTTCCAAGACTTTGTCAGCGCCATCA AGATCCCAGACTATAAGCAGCGGGTCCACGCCATGAAAGAACTTGTCCGACAGCTACCCGAGCCCAACCACGACACCATGCAGGCCCTCTTCAAACACCTCCgcaa GGTGATTGAGCACGGCGAAGAGAACCGCATGACCAACCAGAGCGTGGCGATCGTCTTCGGCCCCACGTTGCTGAGGCCCGAGATGGAGACGTGGAACATAGCGGTCCACATGGTCTACCAGAACCAGATCGTGGAGCTCATCCTGCTGGAGTACGACAACCTATTCGGCCGGTAG